Genomic segment of Camarhynchus parvulus chromosome 1A, STF_HiC, whole genome shotgun sequence:
AACATCTGGTTAAATCACAGTTAAAGAGTGCCTAGAAAAAAGCGTGGCCCAAAGGTACACCTCCAGCAGTTATTTTTGAGACATGCAGTAATGACTGTTTTTCTGTAATATGTAAATAAGAGGGGAGGAGGTTTGTAGGAGAGTGGGGGTTTACTTGTTTGAGCTTTAGTCTTTGGAAACAAACAGGTCTGATGGTTCTGCTCCAAAAAGTACATCCATCCACTGGGATGAACAGTGGATGCACTGACACCCTTGTTCCCAAGGCAAGTCGAGTACACAAAATTCTTAGTACTGCAAATGGGAAAGCTGTACAGGAACTGCCATTATTCTAGCAAATACTCCATCCAAGAAGAAGGGGGGGAGCCCAGAAAGACTTTTGCTAGAGATCCACGTGCAGGAATTGGAAAAATGGCTCATTTCCCCGAACAGGTGGTTCCAGAGCTCACACTGTTTCTCCCCAAGGGCAGACCCAGCGCCGGGGTCCCGGCCCAGCGAGCACGGCCGGCCGAGGGCTCCGGGCGCTCGGCTCTGTCCGCCCCTCCCCTTCCCGGAGCGCCGTTCCGTGTCCGGAGAGCCGCGCCAGCCTCCCGGCGGGGCACAGAGGCTGGACCCGCtgcccccccgccgccccgaGGGCACCGGGCCCGCACGGCCCCGCACGGCCCTACCTGCCACGCCGGTCGCCGCCACATGCTGCCGCCGGGCCTGCAcctggagggaaaagcagggctgAAGCAGCGCCCCACGGAGCCCCGACCCCGCGCCCTCCGCGCCTCTCCCGCCGCCGCGCTGCACCCGCCCGGAACAGGAAAGGGCCGGGCCGCGGGTTCCGGGCGGAAACGCGACTGAGAGCCGGGCAGCgcctgcacccccagctcccgGGGGACTCCGAGGTcgaggagggaaaaaaaaaaataaccaacaaaATTCCATCACTCCATCATCGGTTAAAAAACGATAAAACCTTTATTCGCACGAAACGATAGGATCGAACAGTTAAAAGCCAGCATGTGCAACATCGTAAAACAAACCAGTAAAAGCTGGAAAGGAGCGCGTTATCAAGCGCTCCCTTCATAGCAGTGCAGCGCTCGGTCCAACACAAACAAGCGACAAGGACCCCCAAAGTTACATTCAgcggggagagggggaagggtGTATGAGGTCTCAAGTACGAAACACATACAACCATCAACATGGGCAACtccaaaaagctgaaaaagccCTTTCTAATCGCCCTCATCTTTGCTGAAAGGCTGCAGttcacaggcaggcagctgcaCCGCGTGCGAGGTACTGAAGGGGAATTGGGTACAGACAGACCCAGCTACCAACACACCGCAGATGTGTCCCCCAGGTGAACAAGGAATCCTCCCCGACTGACAGAAAACGAGTTGGGCATCAGCGACTAACTAGTCTGTTAGAGCACACCCAGTTacaaaaatttgaaagaatgtttttcttcaacTCCCGCTTCTTAACTCAAAGTATTTCCTATGACTGTGTCCCCCCTCAGTGAAACACCACTCCAGCTgcaccctgagccccccaggacAGCTGTGTGTAACCAGCCTGGCTCCTGATGTGCAGCTAAAACTGGCTGCTGTAGTCTCTGCCTGCTTGCTCCTAGAAGGGACCAGCTGTAGATGCTGTCTTCCTGTACAGCCATTATCACCCCTCTAAAAATATAATCAGCCCAAGCATTGAAGACCACAAAATCACCAATAACAGGGCCCAACTCAAGAAAGAGGGAAGTGAGTAGAGAAAATGTAATGCTTTTGTCACGGCAGAGTTACACTGAGTCCATAGCAAGgctaattacaaaaaaaattaaacaggtAAAATACTGAGGACAACCTTAAATCCCATTATCCAACACTTGTAAGTCAGTCATTCTTTTCTCAGCCTACATCTCATCATCACTAAGAGGggaacaacaaaaagaaaaaaaccaaaacacaaacagggAGAGAATATGGGGCATTGGTCTGTGCAGACCCTCTGCTTTCACAGGGCCATTCAGCAGTCTTTGGACAACACAAATTCAAAAACCCAGAGTAAAGCTAAAGGAGCGACAGCTCTTCCCTCCCACCAGACGCTTGCTTTTCTGCTTAGAAGAGGTTTCAGACTCTTGTAACTTGGCACTTCCTAAGGCTTGGTCCTTCATGAGGCTCTGGGCAAGGCGAGCTGCTTTAAGTTCCCTGCAGGGGGGAGAcgggggaagaggaaaggaagaaaaccatgTCATGTCATGGGCATGAATCCCCAGCAGCTAGAGAAGCAAACTATGAACAATCTTGCACAAGAGGGTTACTGTAAtactccagcactgctggaaaggGGCAGCTTCTCAGCCCAGAGGGTAACATGAAGATTACTGTAGCTGTCTCTAGAGTTCCTGTTTGAAAAGGTAGGAGCTCTGAAGATTTACCGGAAGAAAACTATGTATTGGGTCAGCAACACACTGGCACCAGTATGGGGAACACCTGGCTCAGATTTTCTCCCATTATGTCAGATAGTTGTGAGTGCTGAAACTTAGATCAATGTCATCTCATAAATATATAATACCTAAATAAAGGCAGATGCTTCTTTTCCATTGCCTTTCATCCCTTTCTGGTACTTGCTGTTCTTCCAGAGCATTCACTCTTCTGTCTACACAGAAAACCTCCTCCTCAGCTGAGCACTGCACTTAGGGGGGTTGTGGGGCAGTTCTTAGATagatcccagcaccccaaaacactgctgccaacagcagcaAGAGGGAACAAGGGAAATCTGCCACCAcctgatatttttcttccttctatgCTTAGCCCACTATCTCAGGGCATTATCAATTCCTCACCTGCCCACTGGCTGCAGTTGGATCAGCATTTTGCTCCACCAGTGGTTGCAGGAAGTGCACAAGTTCACTGTTATAACTCAGCCAGCTCCTCCAAGCCAGAGCTGAAGCAcggctgctgcctgggcactgcaAGTCCCTGTTTTACATCCCCATCATCCCCCAGCTCCAGGTACAGGAACTGGCTGGGGATTTCTGCACGTGCATTCTCCCAGCACTACTACCCTCCATTCAAAGCTGGTGACCAGCATGGTTGTGCCCACACCTTCTCCCCTTCATGCCCAAGCCAGCCCTACCTCTCCAGCATGGCAGTCTTGCACTTCTCCATattgagctgctcctggagctgcacagctttTCCACAGGAAGGACGGAGAACAGGGTGCTTGGTGAGAGCCGTGGCAGAAGGTCTTTGTGCTGGGTCAGGGTGGATCATGAGCTAGAAGGCAAAGGAGTTCAGAGCTTAACACTCCTACCACATGCCAGCTGCAAAAGCCACCATCCTGTCAAGACTACTGCCTCACCTTGAGGAGCTCAAGGAAACGGTGGGGAAGCTTCTGGGGGATGGGTGGGAGGTTGCCTTTGCGGATGTGGTGCCACAGGGGCCCATTGTGGGGCAGCGGCGCTGTCCCGGCTGCCAGAGCCACCGTGAGTGCCAGGGCAAAGATGTCTGCCTTGGGCAGGTAGCAGTATtgctgcagagagaaggaaaggtgTTAGAAAGGAACATCTTGCTGCACTAAGCAAAGGTGAGTTGGGGAATGAGCCCAAAAACAAACAGCCAAGCAAACGTGTGTATGTAGCACTGCCTTCAGTgagctgttttctgctcttcagGATGAAAACActggcagcaggcagtgccacTAACCAACAGCACACTGGATCTCAGGCAGCCATAAGGACCTTGCAGGGCATGTTGGGATCACTGCAGTAACTCCAGAGAATGGCCTAACACGTGTGTACCTCCAGCCTCCACCACAAGGCAGTAAGCTACCCATGCCCAACTCACACTGAAGGCTGCATCTGATTCATTGGCCCAACAGTTCCTAAATCCACTTGCAGCACAGATATTGTCCCTTAAATACCTGAACTGAATAACACATCCAAGCTGATTGTTCAATTCTGATTCCCTTCAAATCTGCAGTCAGTGTAAGGGGTGTGTTGTGCCTCCCCTTTCTCGCCACTGTTCAATGTTTGTTTTACAAGGCATCTGTCTGGGTAAATATATTCCTCAATAATCACATCCAGTAGTTTCATCTCAGCTGGATATGCAAATCAAATGTCTTTAAACTGATAAAGGTTTTGTCTCACTGATCCCTCAAGGGGAATAGATGCAATAATGCAATAATAGCTACTTATGAAGTATTTACATATTAAGTATTTACATGATAAGACCCACACCACTATTGTTCATGATAGAGTGCTAATTTCACAGATTTCACAGCCAGACCAGACAGATGAAAGAGGAGATAAGTGAGGAAGTCAGACTAATGACTGCTCCACAGTTGATCTCTCCCTACTTGCTCTCCCCCCTGTTCTcccccactgccctgctctAGCAGTTTTACCTCTTGCAAAATTTCATTGGCCAAAAACCGTCTGTCTCCTTCCTCCACCTGAGGGTTTGTTATTGATGTCACATGTCCAAGGTCACCTGAGACAAGGAACAAGCAGCTGAAATGTAATGAAGCAAACTGAAGTCATTCTCCAATAAAAGCCTGCATTTTACAGGCACCAACAGAGAAATACTGAGTAAGAGAGCAAGTCTGCTCCTAACCCTGGAATCTGCACTTGGAAACAAGCACATGAATTTTCTGTGACTTGTCTTCTTGGAGGAATTAATTCTGGTGAGTAATTGGGGCATTCATGACTATCCTATCAGTTCTGTGTGCAAGTCTCTTCAGCCGGAGGACACAGCAGTCTCAGGCAGTAATGGGCAGTCCTAATCTTAGGCCAGCTGCAAAGTAGGCTAAAACCTACCAATCTTATACACCACACCAGGAGAGAACTCATCTTCACTGTcactctcctcctgcccagcagggcctgAAACTGCCAGCTTGTGACAGATAAAGATATTACCTGCAAGACAGAGAAGTTTAGCAATAAGATGATACTAGcagtcaggctgcagcagccttgaCAACTTTGTCAAAATCCCACCTGTCAAAGCAGTTAAGCTTTGCAGCCAGAGAAATTATGCACTTGCTTCCCACCCAGGAGTCAGCTTTCTGCCCAGCTCACATTCAGCCACAGAGCTGGCATAAGACAGTTTTGTGCATAAAATATCCCAGTGAAATCAgctttcccctccctctgccctctATGGGAGAAGTAtaatttcagcaggaaaaaggagTTCCTCTCTAAGAATATTAACTCTGTGACAGAGGGGAAGCATTGCCCTGGAGGTGACCATCCTGCAAAGAGGAAACCTTGTTACCATTTTTGCAGGAACTTATGCCCCTAAGGTAGCTAAACACACAAAAGACAAGTGTTGTGCAACAAGACAGCAGTAAATAAGGAAGTGCCCATCTTCCCTGGCAGCCCTACTTGCTCCATCACTATGAAGGTGATTCCCATGAGCTAGGATTGCAATAGTCATGAGACAGGAGTAAAATGCTGCCAACTATCAGAAAAAGCTCAACTTTAGAGCAGCAGTAGTGGgataaatcaaaacaaaaattaaaaaaccaaaacaccataCACAAGACAATGGCAAGGTCCTCTTTTCTTTGGAGCACTACAATCAGTCCACTCAGAAGGATTTATTACAGGTCCTACCCCTGAGCATTCACTAGGAAAACTCTCCACAAAGGAGAAGGGCACTCTACTTACTAGGTTTGATATCCAGGTGCACAAGGCCAGAGTTGTGGATGTATTTTAGTCCCATGGAGACTTGCAGCAATATTTCCTTCAGCTCTCCTTCTGGGAAATACTGCCCAAGctttgcattttccagcagcGCATCTTGGAGACTCCCACCTGGGGGAAGACAGTCAGTCTGAGACCTGACAGAGGCTTCATGGAACAGCATGTTTGAGACAGTTTAGCTGCCCAGAATACTTGGAGGCTTGCTAGTGACAAACCCcaaccccagcagctctgtgtgctctaATGAGCAAACTTGGACATCACCACTTGGCTTCAGCCTTCCCACTGCCCTGGAatgcccagcctgctgctcaaCAAGGATGGCCAACTGCAGTTCTACTCCAGCCTACAGCTCTACATCCTGCCAGGAGGGCTGACCTTGCAAggatgctggtgctgctgcaagtgaacaacagaaaaattaattttcttctgctgtgctgagatGCAGAAAGCAGGTGTAGGAGTGGTGGAACAAGGAAATTAAGTTCCCACTAGCAGATTTTTGACTGAAAAGCATTAACATTCAACACAGTTTTGTGGGTCTCCATTGAAACATTATGGATATTTCAGAGCTAGAAGATATCATAGCCTCTGTCTCCATCAGCTTACTTTTGACCACCTCTGCTTTGGCCTCAGATGTTCAGCCACCAGAACACAAGCAATACACTGATGCTGCAGCAATGGGCACCACTTTTTGTGGTTGCCTCCACCAGATTTTAGAGTAATACTCCAAACAGCTGTCGCCATTCTTCATTAAGCCCCAAGACTACAGTTGCAGTCAAGAGATGAATATTACATATTTGCTTTCAGCAACTCTGGTAGCTAAAGGCATCTTTTCCAATTCCTCTCAAGCAGTGGTATTGCCAAGGGCAAACTTCAGTAGGAGTTTAccaccctgcctgcagcaccccgTTTATACTTTGCCTCAGCATTTACTCTATTCCTCTGCAGCTATAAACCTCTTTTTTGTAGTCAGGATGCAAGGAGCCTTCATCCACCAGTCACTATCCGCCCTCATTAAGAGGAGATTTTGCCAAGATACATGGGTCTTAAGTCAGCAGCTCTTGGGTCACTCATATCAGGTGTTACCTGGACAGTCCCAGCACAACCCTAAGCATCAGAATGGGGAATGCTTTTCCAGGCCAGccaaaacagagaaacagcttTCAAATCCCAGAAATACAACATTTCACTGCTTCTAAAACATTAGCACCACTCAGAGCTTCACCTAAATATTATGTGCCCTTACTGGATTCTCCACAGAaatgcagccccagggcagcttGCTTTCTTGTAAGCCAAAACACCCACATTTAAGTACAAAAGAAGGGAACTTTGCCCATGCTGGGATGTCAGCCTTGAGCACAGTGCACCCTTACCATTGCAGTGCTCATTCTGGATTATCATGTGATCGTCCTCCGCCCAGGCCGAGTAGTAGCGCACGACATGGGGGTGGTGCCCCAGCACGGCGTGGGCATACACCTCCCGCAGTGCCAGCTGCCtagggggcacacagggaaaaaGCTGAGGTGCCAGAGGCTGCTTGGCTCCAGGAGAGGAGCCCTGCTTTGCAGCCTCAAAGTCCTGAACCCCTCTGTTCCCCCTTTCTCTCAGGTTTTGACAGACAGActggctctcccagctgctgaggCAAAACCTGCCCTTGCTCAAATGTCCTGAGCAgctgttaaagaaaataattgctgagCAAGTCTTTTGTTAAAgaggcaaaggcagcagcagcttcaaagACTTTGCTTTAGCTACAGGACACCACAAGCTGGTCAATACAGATAAGAGTAGTGCTGGCCATGCAGcaaggcagggacagcagtATGTCTGTCAAATAAACTTCTCGGCAGTTATTGTAAAGAAACTGTCTGGATGGACCCAAGGTGTTCAGGTATTCCATCCTCCCACTTTGCAGTGCATGTGACTTTTTCCTTCCCTAGACATTTACATCCAATAGATGTGTAGTGGTGTCTTCCCCCACTCTCCCAGCTGTTACTTGTGTGCAGCAGTAGCCAATTCTTGCTCATGCCACCCATCAGATACTTTCAGATCCAcactccctccttcccatcACGCCTCTCAAGAACATGCCCATTATTTCAACTGGCAGATTCCAGCAAGCACACTCACTCATCTGAGGATCCTGCCAGAGGCCTTTTGGAGCGTTTGATGGCATAAACACATCCATCAAGGCGTTTGATGCACTTGTAGACAGAGCCAAATTCCCCCACACCAATTTTTTCTAGTTCCAGGAACTCCTTCTTGTAGCGGGAAACCATATTGCTCGCCTTCAGAGTGTATCTCTGCAAAATGGCAAAAACAGCAAAGGCAAACAGAAGCTGAAAGACTCAATAGCTGTCATTGTTTCAGAGGTGTGTAACACTTGCTGTCACTGAGCACCCACATTGCTCCCTCTCCCGTTCTGGGTGTTCATCCAGGCATAGGTGCAGGTGTGTGGCCTGTTCTTGAAAGTGCCATTTCAGTTCTTGAAATTACCTTTCACTTGTGATTTTTCTGACCACTTTAGGGCCACGTTGCAAGGCTCTTTGGTTGGTTTTATATAATCAGGACTTGTTAGCCATAGAGGTAGAAATGGTAGTTAAGGAGAAATTTAGTCTAGTTGGCTGTATATGCCTAAGCCTCCTTGGGTTGCTACCATCAAATCCCTTCTCCTGATAACCCAGACCAGTTCCCACAGCTGATGGAGTCAGTCAGGGATGAACAGCAAGCAACAACAAGGTATTGGCCTAAAGACAGAACTTGGCAAGCCCTTAGACCTATTGCCTGTTTTGAGCTCAGGAGAGGAGCTTGGTGTgttggctctgtgtgagcccagctatgcaagagcagctctgccctggcagatGAGGTTGCCTGCAGCCAAGGCCATTCTGTAccagctcaggctctgcaggTTTGAAGCACCAGCTGTTGGTTAATGGCAGATTAGCTGGTCTCAGTGTATTTGTTTGTATTGCCACTGATATCTCACCCAGAGACACTTTTCCACAAAGAGTTGAAAGCTGGCAGAACTGCTGGAACATAATTATTGCTGCAATAATGGCCACTAGGGATCTAGGAACTGCTGGTACTGCTGCGAGAGTGATGCCTACTGCCAGGGAAAACAAGTAAAGAAAAGATAAGCACTGGAGCATGAAGTGAACAACAAGAGTGGTCTAAGTGATTTTTCTCCATCCCttacagggacagcagctcatGTTGCTCAGTGGCTCCCACAGAAACTGCTGTGACTGCTGTAGTTTATGGTACAGAGGAGGAGGTAAGAGTTGGTCCTCACAGCCAGTAGAATGTGGCTCACATGAAACAGCAGCCCTTCCCAACAGGCTGCATTTCATAAGGCAGCTGTATTTTACACTATATTAGGAAGCTTGGCAGTACAAATACCTCCTAGTACACAATTTTATAGGTATAACACCTACTCAATCTCATTAGCAATCAATCAGAATAATAGTCCAGTAATTCACAAGTTACTTGAGGCTTTCTTCTAGGTAAAACAACAATTGCGGCAGCCTGGATGTGGCTTGCTGGCAGATTTGCTCGGCAGTGTAGTTTTTCCAGGGAGACCATTTGCCTGCAATCCGAGTCTCCTCGGCTAGAGGGCACCGCTGTCCTTCCATAAGCCTGGCTATTGCAGTTACAAACAACAATTCCACCTTTTCCAAGTGTCATCGCAAACAAATGTTAGCAAAACATTCAGCTTAGACCTTTTCTGTCATAGGTATTCATCCTCTGGCACGGTGCCATGGTTTCTACTCCAATAACAGGATAAATTTCATCAAACACCAAGTTTTTACAAACATCTTACCCACTCTGTGGGAGGAAAATGCACAGACACTCACCTTTGTAGGGAGCTCCTTTTTAATCTGGCTTCCTGGATGAGGATCATTCCTATAACAGAAGATGAGGAAAGTCTGGTCTATCATTTCAGTGCAGCAATCCAACTGGGTTTGAAATTAAAA
This window contains:
- the WEE2 gene encoding wee1-like protein kinase 2 → MDDWDNNNEFIQRLDFSSCGEESEERSVNEEDSLSLSPPRSSEFQKWQESSPLPKTPQRKLSEIFLSRTKAWMSPTLKSSPSVSKSWSKPETPLHITWKKLQLCDTPHTPKSLLSKTAFPSSATKVPAKGLRHLRLTPRADPEDSPHASLVNINPFTPESYRQTLFHPNGKRKAAGELNDPHPGSQIKKELPTKRYTLKASNMVSRYKKEFLELEKIGVGEFGSVYKCIKRLDGCVYAIKRSKRPLAGSSDEQLALREVYAHAVLGHHPHVVRYYSAWAEDDHMIIQNEHCNGGSLQDALLENAKLGQYFPEGELKEILLQVSMGLKYIHNSGLVHLDIKPSNIFICHKLAVSGPAGQEESDSEDEFSPGVVYKIGDLGHVTSITNPQVEEGDRRFLANEILQEQYCYLPKADIFALALTVALAAGTAPLPHNGPLWHHIRKGNLPPIPQKLPHRFLELLKLMIHPDPAQRPSATALTKHPVLRPSCGKAVQLQEQLNMEKCKTAMLERELKAARLAQSLMKDQALGSAKLQESETSSKQKSKRLVGGKSCRSFSFTLGF